tgtgtttgattaaGATCCCCTCACATGTTTTTTTGTCATTGTAATCTTTGATTAGTCAGATTGCTCCAGTCAGTTTGAGCCAACCGTTTGGTTCTCCTCCCTGCGTCGGTGGGGAGGAGTACATCTGTACTCCTTTCTCTGAGCGATTGGAGCCTCCTCATGCAGCTCAGGAAACCGTTGTGGAGACTTTAGGACAACACGGAGGAAAGAGCGGACAAGCTGCTGACATGTTGAGTTTATTGATTTATATCATGAATTGCAGTAAATAAGTGAAtagtacaaataaaatgtaaatatatatatatgtatatatgtggtatatgtatatatgtgtggtgTATGTATATTCAtctgcgtatatatatatatatatatatatatatatatatatatatatatatttatacatatacatatgcatacatgtgtatgtctgtttagTATTGTTGTATTGAAAGAACGATCAGCAGATCAAATTAAGATCAATATTAATCAGAAAATCGACTATTTTAACCAAGCCCCAAACACAACTCATGATTCATGCTTAGAAAAAGACCACATGCTTAATATTGTGATGCAACATCTTATTCTAATTTTATACCGTTCTCAACTCCAAAATGATATGATGAACAGGTTTTTTAACTCTGTTGCTGcttaatataatatatgacTGTAACGCGTTACCCCAACACTGtgccccatcagcccccccctgctcactcccacccctccctctactgcttcctcctcctgcttttaACCTCCACCCTAGAACCATCCGAGCCCTGATCCAGGCCTGCAGCcccgcccagctcctcctcctcctcctcctcctcctcctcctcctgggtgtTGAGGTGAAGGTGCTCCATGCTGGCCCTCAGCTGGGCCTCAGGCCCCCCAGTCCTCCTGTTGGCCCCGGGGTCTGGCTGGGTCACTGCTCCCAGGAGCCTCCTGTACAGACTGATGAACTGGTCGTCCTGTACGATgacctctggctccctctcctgGAGCTGCTTCTGCCGCCGGTGCACCAGCCTGCCCTGGTACAACCTGGACCAACCCGTCTGGGATTAATGAAgcacttatcttatcttaaaacTACATTCTGTTGACCCCAGCCTCAACTTTCTCTGTCACAGATGTGTATACGTTAACATTTCTCAGTATTTCACTGTTAAAATATCAGTGTTGTGATGTTTTCCTGTTATTTAAAGTTACTTCAGACTTTATATGATGGTCTCACTATGGAAACATTAATGGCTAGTAATGGTTTTGCTATGCAAACAGTACTGACTAGGTGATGGTGTTactatggaaacagtactgtccgggtgatggtgttgctatggaaacagtactgtccgggtgatggtgttgctatggaaacagtactgtcTGGGTGTCTCACCAGGCGTAGTGGGGTTCAGGGAGGGGCTTGGAGAGCAGCAGGTTGAGCTGGGAGGCGTCCTTCAGGCAGGCCTGCCATTGGTTGAAGCTGTGAGCCACGACACCATCCAGAGGCTGAGGGTTGTGGCAGGTGACCCCCTGCCAGcctacagacacccacacacccacacgcacgcacacacaggtggtgagtgtttgtttgtttagtttttttgccAAGCACCACATGTGCTACCTACCTGTTGTCCCTCCTGTTCGTCGGTTCAGTTCTCCTTGGACCATGACCATCAGCAGAGCTTTGAGGAGCGTCGGCTCAGGGCTGGCCCTCCTCAGCCAGTAGCAGGTCACAGCCACTGGGAGGCGCAGGTGAGCCGGAACTCCTTCCAGCGTCTCTTCCTCCACGCCCAGCGTCtccagacacacctgcagcctcACAGCGCGGTCTGCCTGGAAGTGGGAACAAAACGCATGGCCATCGAAAGGATTTCCAAGAACTCTGAATTacgtaataaaaataaaatattaatttcaCCAAGGTAGTGCTCAAAGAAGTTGACAATATCAGTTTGAGTGAGGAGTTAGACGGATTTGAAAAGAATGACGTGTTACTATGACAATATACGTTCAGGTTTATACatatccctaaccctaattaAGTTACACAAAATTAATCAGTTTGTAAATCTCCTGATATAACCTTGCTTTAGCATCGATTTAGCCTAGCCCTATTCTTTGTTTGGAGATAACTATGCCGACTGCCAGTGTCCATCTATTATATAACTAtgctccatccatcatccagctGAATGAGTCGGTAGGCCTACCTGGGGCGGAGAGTCCAGCCTCAGCGTCTGAGCGGCTCCTTGGACCAGCGGTCGCACCTTGACACTGACGAGCTCCAGACCGTCccggtccacctcctccacctcaccccccccctggcccagcagcagcccgtACATCACCTGCCGGATGGGCCATGAGGTGAGGTTAGAGCTCTGCAGGTTGCTGCACTCCACCTGGATTCGCAGAAACTTCCTCCTGTGCACAAGTATGTCATTGTCCAGTATGTTGGCCCCCAGGTCTCCTCTGGCCAGGGACGCACGGACCCACTCAGGGACCCAGCTCCAGATCTCAGCAGGCAGTGGCGGAATAGTTCCCTCACTGAAAAACCTACGCAGAGAGGAGCTTGGGAGTCGGTACTCTAGCATGGCGTTCTGCACCTCCGTCCGCATTTCCGTCCGCGCCTGTTGGCTaatgttgtgtgtgagtgccatCGCTGCTGTCAAGGTGTCTTCTGTCGTCCGGTCTGTCCTGGCTCCCAGCCAACTCAGGAGGCCCACCAGGCGGTCGCCTCCGAACCTCACTTTAGGACTTCCCGCTGGAACATACCTGGCCCACTCAACATCTCTGAGGTTGTCATAGTCGTTCCCTGCCAAAGCGGCGAAGACGGGCAGCAGCTGGTGGTCGATGTTGAAAAGGGCACAGAACTTGGACATGGTGTATCGCTTGCAGGAGATGTAACTCCTGGCCCCACTTGGTTTAACGGAGTCCCACTGGAATTGATCCAGGGGTAGAACCCCCTCTGGAAGGTCGTAGATGTAGAAGTCGCTGTCTCTGGACAGCACCGGGCAGCACCACTCTCTGGCCAGGGCAGCCAGCTGGCCGTCAGCCTCTCCGAAGCACCTGGCCATCGGCACCTTCATGTCGTTCAGCGTCTCTTCGAACACTGTCGTGGTAAAGAGGGCATAGAAGTCCCTTTTCCCACCCTTCAGAGCGTCAGGGATCCTCTTGACACGTGTTCTTAGACGGTCCATCCTGTGGTTTAGTTTGATGTCGCTGGGGCCCGAGCCTCCGTCAATCACAACTTTTGCTTTAATTTGACATTTGTCCAGAGTCTTGAAAAATGTCTGGACCTCCGCCTGGAAGGCCAGGTACTCCCCGCCGTGGTTCTGGTCCAGGTTGGCCATCTTGTAGAGGAGGTGGGCCAGGATACTGCCGTCCACCACCAGCTTGCTGTCCCTGAAGTGGATGTCCTCGTAGATCTCACTGTTGGTCTTGCTGTAGTCCTCCAGCAGTGACCACAAGCCCTTCACCCCCATGGTGACTGACAGGTCAAGTTCTAACTTCTCCTGTCAAGGGTGACAGAGGATCCCAGCTCCTTtatacaccaacacaaacacctaCCCACACTGGGAGTGGCTCTGACGGTCAACATTTCTACACAATAGGCAAAATATAAAGTAGCCTACACTAGCCCTCACTAAGAGGCAATTTAACTAGACACTTACTTATAACTGATACTAATTCATATGTTTCCAACTAGATTGTCAGGTTTCAAAATGTCCCTGAAGGGTGTTACATTAAACTCGTAGTTTAGTATCGAAGGCCATGAGAGTAAATAATCTGTTAGAAATGTTGCGTTAACGCGACCGTATTTTGTGTCTTAACATGTAGAGATTGTTCGTGTTTACAGGTCATTTTTACTGAAGGCCAATATCAGGAAGAGCAAGTGGTGTAGAAACAGCACGATAGTGAGCAGGATATTAAATAATATTTGATATCagattatatattatttgataTCATAAAGCATAATAGATTATACAATATATCATGTCAAACTTCAGACTACTAGATATCAAGTTTCTTTCTTTTATGTTATGAAAGCTTTTTTGGTGAGGCCCATTAAGAAAACaatgcattatcattatcatcacTGCTATTAATATTATGATAACATATGGAACGATAATCTGATCAAAGTGTCCttctttgtctgtgtctagTGGTAGAGTTGAGGTTGCATTAGGCTCTAAAAAGAGCTCTAGGTCGAGCCCACTGGCCAGCTGGATCCAGTTTGTGTACGGACACGTTCCCGGTAGTAAACAGAAGAAGCATTACAGCTTACCAGCTAGCAgcaggagcacagagagggTCCATGGATTCATCTTCATCTGCTCTGTAgctgcctctctgtgtctggttATTAACGCCACTtggacagggggagggctgattggctgattgtgAAAAGCTACAGTAATAGTCTTCACATGTAGCTTCCTCCTTTTAGATATTCTCTGCAATAGCCAATAACCTCCCTTCACAATGCTTTAATTACCATATATTgcttcccttctccctctctcattgtctcattggttCTCCTCCCTGCGTCGGTGGGGAGGAGTACATCTGTACTCCTTTCTCTGAGCGATTGGAGCCTCCTCATGCAGCTCAGGAAACCGTGGTGGAGACTTTAGGACAACACGGAGGAAAGAGCGGACAAGCTGCTGGCATGGTCTGAGTTTATTGATTTATATCATGAATTACATTAAATAACTGAATAGTAAaaactatatgtgtgtgtattatatatatatatatatatatatatacacagtgatAGGCATAACTTTAGTCACCTTtgctaaagttgactaaaaagaggaataaaaaaTCATCTTTTGGAAATT
The Gadus macrocephalus chromosome 6, ASM3116895v1 DNA segment above includes these coding regions:
- the LOC132458855 gene encoding protein asteroid homolog 1-like — its product is MGVKGLWSLLEDYSKTNSEIYEDIHFRDSKLVVDGSILAHLLYKMANLDQNHGGEYLAFQAEVQTFFKTLDKCQIKAKVVIDGGSGPSDIKLNHRMDRLRTRVKRIPDALKGGKRDFYALFTTTVFEETLNDMKVPMARCFGEADGQLAALAREWCCPVLSRDSDFYIYDLPEGVLPLDQFQWDSVKPSGARSYISCKRYTMSKFCALFNIDHQLLPVFAALAGNDYDNLRDVEWARYVPAGSPKVRFGGDRLVGLLSWLGARTDRTTEDTLTAAMALTHNISQQARTEMRTEVQNAMLEYRLPSSSLRRFFSEGTIPPLPAEIWSWVPEWVRASLARGDLGANILDNDILVHRRKFLRIQVECSNLQSSNLTSWPIRQVMYGLLLGQGGGEVEEVDRDGLELVSVKVRPLVQGAAQTLRLDSPPQADRAVRLQVCLETLGVEEETLEGVPAHLRLPVAVTCYWLRRASPEPTLLKALLMVMVQGELNRRTGGTTGWQGVTCHNPQPLDGVVAHSFNQWQACLKDASQLNLLLSKPLPEPHYAWLYQGRLVHRRQKQLQEREPEVIVQDDQFISLYRRLLGAVTQPDPGANRRTGGPEAQLRASMEHLHLNTQEEEEEEEEEEELGGAAGLDQGSDGSRVEVKSRRRKQ